One Microcoleus sp. FACHB-831 DNA window includes the following coding sequences:
- a CDS encoding SDR family NAD(P)-dependent oxidoreductase: MQLAGKVALITGAGSGIGKAAAILLAKEGAKVAALGRSEDEIKETIATIQDSGGEAIAAIADISQTEPMQQAVNQIIDKWGRLDIVFANAGINGVWASLEDLDPDEWDKTMNVNLKGTFLTVKYAVPHLKKQGGSVIITSSVNGTRMFSNTGATAYACSKAAQVAFTKMVALELAEHRIRVNVICPGAIDTNIDQNTEHRDLDKVREPVEYPEGEIPLTDGKSGTSEQVAQLVLFLASENSSHISGTEIWIDGAQSLLVG; the protein is encoded by the coding sequence ATGCAATTGGCAGGTAAAGTTGCACTGATCACTGGTGCGGGTTCGGGTATTGGGAAGGCTGCTGCTATACTGCTGGCTAAAGAAGGGGCGAAAGTAGCAGCATTAGGTCGGAGCGAGGACGAAATCAAAGAAACCATTGCTACGATACAAGACAGTGGTGGAGAAGCCATAGCCGCGATCGCTGATATCTCCCAAACCGAACCAATGCAACAAGCCGTAAACCAAATAATTGATAAATGGGGACGGCTTGATATAGTTTTCGCTAACGCCGGAATTAATGGTGTTTGGGCATCCCTGGAAGATCTAGATCCTGACGAGTGGGACAAAACCATGAACGTCAATCTTAAAGGTACGTTCCTCACCGTCAAATATGCGGTACCCCATCTTAAAAAACAAGGTGGTTCCGTAATTATCACTTCTTCCGTCAACGGCACACGGATGTTCAGCAACACTGGCGCAACAGCCTATGCTTGCAGCAAAGCCGCTCAGGTAGCGTTTACCAAAATGGTGGCGCTGGAACTTGCCGAACACCGCATCCGCGTCAACGTAATTTGTCCGGGGGCAATTGACACAAATATTGACCAAAACACCGAACACCGGGATTTAGATAAGGTTCGCGAACCTGTCGAGTATCCTGAAGGAGAAATTCCTTTAACAGATGGCAAATCTGGAACATCAGAGCAAGTGGCGCAGTTGGTGTTATTTTTAGCATCAGAAAACTCCAGCCACATCAGCGGGACGGAGATTTGGATTGATGGTGCCCAATCGTTGCTGGTGGGTTAA
- a CDS encoding Uma2 family endonuclease, translating to MTTGLLRRLFTVKEYNRMVEAGILTEDDRVELIRGEIVQMSPIGRRHAAHVRRLDTLLSEKLGRRALVDTQNPIELDDASQPQPDVALLQPRADFYESAHPQAHDILLIIEVADTTVETDRDVKIPLYAEQGIIEVWLVDINGQCLEVYRQPSTEGYQERQKFYRGQTLFIQAFPDVEIAVADVLG from the coding sequence ATGACAACTGGACTGCTCAGACGGTTATTTACTGTAAAAGAATACAATCGCATGGTAGAGGCAGGTATTCTCACAGAAGATGACAGGGTGGAATTAATCCGAGGAGAAATTGTTCAAATGTCCCCAATTGGCAGAAGACACGCAGCCCATGTGAGGCGCTTAGATACATTACTATCTGAAAAATTAGGCAGACGCGCTTTAGTCGATACTCAAAATCCCATTGAATTGGATGATGCTTCTCAACCTCAGCCAGATGTGGCGTTGCTGCAACCCCGTGCAGATTTCTACGAGTCTGCTCATCCGCAAGCACATGATATTTTATTAATAATTGAAGTTGCCGATACAACAGTAGAGACGGATAGAGATGTAAAAATTCCCCTCTACGCTGAACAAGGCATTATTGAAGTTTGGCTGGTGGATATCAATGGGCAATGTCTGGAAGTATACAGACAACCTTCAACAGAAGGTTATCAAGAAAGGCAGAAGTTTTATCGCGGTCAAACATTATTTATCCAAGCGTTTCCTGATGTAGAGATTGCGGTTGCGGATGTGCTGGGGTAG
- a CDS encoding serine/threonine-protein kinase has translation MSHWAPRQQLKGGKYIVEELLGFGGFGVTYRAREQPSGQFVAIKTLNALQQSKPDFAAIQENFVNEAMCLASCRHVHIVKVLPQLFQQDGLWCMVMEYIEGQDLASYLDERGVLSEQEALRIIRQVGDALTFIHNQGFLHRDVKPLNIMLRRGSLDAVLIDFGLAREFISGKEQSHTNYITERFAPIEQYQRRAERGAYTDVYALAATLYNLLTYQLPPAADIRKEFSIPLVPPKQHNPKISDRVNDAIIKGMALEPKDRPQSVQEWLALFTEAEADDLSSERGIDYRNLRDLLKAGKWKEADEETYRVMLKAARRESEGWLDVDSINSFPCKDLRTIDQLWVKYSNGRFGFSVQKRIWESVGGNHNADCAYEKFGDRVGWRVEGNWISCQYYRLTLYDAPFGHLPSFWEVVGWEYLRKQRRFSLMKFFVRANKSLDFLLSRRDL, from the coding sequence ATGAGCCACTGGGCACCACGGCAACAGCTTAAAGGCGGCAAATACATCGTTGAAGAACTCTTAGGCTTTGGTGGCTTCGGCGTTACCTATAGAGCTAGAGAGCAGCCATCCGGTCAATTCGTTGCTATTAAAACCCTCAACGCCTTACAGCAAAGTAAACCGGATTTTGCGGCAATTCAAGAAAATTTTGTTAACGAGGCGATGTGTTTAGCCAGTTGCCGCCATGTCCATATTGTTAAAGTATTGCCCCAATTGTTTCAACAGGATGGGCTGTGGTGCATGGTGATGGAATATATCGAGGGGCAGGATTTAGCTTCTTATTTAGACGAGCGAGGTGTTTTGTCGGAGCAAGAAGCGTTAAGGATTATCCGGCAAGTTGGGGATGCGCTAACCTTTATCCACAACCAGGGATTTTTACACCGCGATGTCAAGCCACTTAATATTATGCTGCGTCGAGGGAGTTTGGATGCCGTTTTAATTGATTTTGGTCTGGCTCGTGAGTTTATCTCTGGCAAGGAGCAAAGTCATACCAACTACATAACAGAGAGATTTGCACCGATTGAGCAGTACCAAAGACGTGCTGAACGGGGTGCTTATACTGATGTTTATGCGTTAGCGGCGACACTTTACAATTTGCTAACTTACCAATTGCCGCCTGCTGCGGACATAAGGAAAGAGTTCAGCATTCCTTTAGTACCGCCTAAGCAACACAATCCCAAAATTAGTGACAGGGTGAATGATGCCATTATTAAGGGCATGGCACTGGAACCAAAAGACCGTCCGCAGTCGGTGCAAGAGTGGTTGGCGCTGTTTACCGAAGCTGAAGCTGACGATTTGAGTTCCGAGAGGGGGATAGATTACCGCAATCTGCGGGATTTACTCAAGGCGGGAAAGTGGAAAGAGGCTGATGAGGAAACTTACCGGGTGATGCTCAAGGCAGCTAGAAGGGAAAGCGAAGGCTGGCTCGATGTGGATTCCATCAACAGTTTTCCTTGCAAAGACCTACGCACTATCGACCAACTCTGGGTAAAATACAGCAATGGGCGCTTCGGCTTTTCTGTGCAGAAGCGCATCTGGGAAAGCGTTGGGGGGAACCATAACGCGGATTGCGCCTATGAAAAGTTTGGCGATCGCGTCGGCTGGAGAGTGGAAGGCAACTGGATAAGCTGCCAATACTATCGGTTAACCCTATATGATGCCCCTTTTGGACATCTTCCAAGTTTTTGGGAAGTTGTGGGATGGGAATACTTGCGGAAGCAGCGGAGGTTTTCCTTGATGAAATTTTTTGTTAGGGCTAATAAGTCACTTGACTTTCTTCTCTCGCGTAGAGACTTGTAA
- a CDS encoding transposase yields the protein MVRIVPRQPRELKPEYCYHITTRCNSREFRLTRLECRQMLIYAIKKARDKYGFKLYALCIMSNHVH from the coding sequence ATGGTAAGGATCGTGCCTCGACAACCCCGCGAACTCAAACCCGAATACTGCTATCACATCACTACTCGCTGCAATAGTCGTGAATTTCGCCTCACACGCTTAGAATGCCGCCAGATGTTAATCTACGCTATCAAGAAAGCCAGGGATAAGTATGGGTTCAAGCTATATGCTTTGTGTATTATGAGCAACCATGTTCATTAG
- the bioD gene encoding dethiobiotin synthase produces MNALLIAGTDTDAGKTVLTTALAAYWQIYSPSRSLGIMKPIQAGAGDRELYARLFSLNQSPDELNPLYFEAPLAPPIAAEREGVSVDLGRVWQAFNKLRASRDWVLVEAAGGLGSPVTYEMTVADLARDWRFPTVLVVPVRLGAIAQAVANVALARQSGVRLKGIVLNCVQSRCDQEIGDLAPADLIQSLTNTSVLGVMPHLADPTDLDKLAKVASDLDIEQLMPL; encoded by the coding sequence ATGAACGCGCTACTAATTGCGGGAACTGATACGGATGCTGGAAAAACAGTTTTGACAACTGCTTTGGCTGCATATTGGCAGATCTATAGTCCATCCCGCAGCTTGGGGATTATGAAACCGATTCAGGCGGGAGCAGGCGATCGCGAGTTATATGCTAGGCTGTTTTCACTTAATCAATCTCCTGATGAACTTAACCCACTATATTTTGAGGCTCCCCTAGCTCCTCCCATAGCTGCTGAACGAGAAGGAGTTAGTGTTGACTTGGGACGAGTATGGCAGGCATTTAACAAGTTGCGGGCATCGAGGGATTGGGTTTTGGTGGAAGCAGCCGGGGGATTAGGTTCGCCTGTGACTTATGAAATGACGGTCGCGGATTTGGCTAGGGATTGGCGATTCCCAACTGTATTGGTGGTGCCAGTTAGATTGGGAGCGATCGCCCAAGCAGTGGCTAATGTTGCCCTAGCTCGGCAGTCGGGCGTCCGCCTTAAAGGAATTGTACTTAATTGCGTTCAGTCTCGTTGCGATCAAGAAATTGGCGATTTGGCTCCAGCCGATTTAATCCAATCTTTAACAAATACATCAGTATTAGGTGTTATGCCGCATCTAGCTGACCCAACCGATTTAGATAAACTAGCTAAAGTTGCATCAGATTTAGATATAGAACAATTGATGCCGCTTTAA
- a CDS encoding serine/threonine-protein kinase, with protein MQPLLPIGTILQNRYRLLSVLGQGGFGRMYLAEDQGRFKEYCALKELILQTTQGLALDKARELFQREAAILYQIQHPQIPQFRATFEQYLRLFLVQEYVQGKTYRTLLDERQSQGNVFSQAEVLEFLRQLLPVLAYVHSKGIVHRDIAPDNIILRDRDRLPVLIDFGVVKELASRIQLPDPMKPVTTAGKLGYAPSEQLQSGRAYPSSDLYALAVTVIVLLTGKEPQELFDDIQLSWQWQGWVNVSDGFAGVLNRMLSYKPSDRFQSAGEILQALNREQESGQKALGAMNSPYPIPNPPSPLSNSSPSSQVQTIAVVGKQTPLKPNLADTNRPDPVIPQPTNRSIGENPAFIVALGTCVAVVAGFGSWAAVRAFITSQEAQISPTPIFVATPTPTPLPSETPTPLPTPTPTPLPTLTPSASPETYSQRLDLRLGTTISKQGNLKENATVNYIITGEQNQQLTATLNGQGVLMTVLGPDKNPVGDKANRVLDWKGTLPFTGEYTIELRPIRGLPESNYKLAISLEKFVTPTPAPIETPTTPPTDTSTPLPTETPTPTPSISPAVPEFDIAQLELPPSGEPVQVSGITSPQKIKRYLVNLSEEDQVLAVEVLQSAVTLNIRYPNGQLVEDASGVVSWNKPLPTAGLYQIDVIATEETNFTLDVSVRN; from the coding sequence ATGCAACCCCTCCTGCCAATCGGAACCATATTGCAAAACCGCTACCGCTTGCTGAGCGTCCTCGGACAGGGAGGGTTTGGGCGGATGTATTTGGCAGAAGACCAGGGGCGTTTTAAGGAATATTGTGCTTTAAAGGAATTGATTTTGCAGACTACACAGGGTTTGGCGCTGGATAAGGCGAGGGAACTGTTCCAACGAGAGGCGGCAATTCTTTACCAAATTCAGCATCCGCAGATTCCTCAGTTCCGAGCTACCTTTGAGCAATATCTGCGCCTGTTCTTGGTGCAAGAGTACGTGCAAGGCAAGACATATCGTACTCTGCTCGATGAGCGTCAAAGTCAGGGAAATGTTTTTTCGCAAGCAGAAGTGTTGGAATTTTTGCGGCAGTTGTTGCCTGTGTTAGCGTATGTCCACAGCAAGGGGATAGTTCACCGAGATATTGCACCAGACAACATCATTTTGCGCGATCGCGATCGCCTCCCCGTTTTAATCGATTTTGGTGTTGTCAAGGAACTGGCTAGCCGCATTCAATTGCCAGATCCAATGAAACCAGTGACAACAGCGGGCAAACTGGGGTATGCCCCCAGCGAACAACTCCAAAGCGGACGAGCCTATCCTAGCAGCGACCTCTATGCTTTAGCGGTGACAGTTATAGTGCTGCTTACTGGCAAAGAGCCTCAAGAATTATTTGACGACATCCAGCTTAGTTGGCAATGGCAGGGTTGGGTTAATGTTAGCGATGGGTTTGCTGGTGTTTTAAATCGGATGTTGAGTTATAAACCTAGCGATCGCTTCCAATCAGCTGGAGAAATACTGCAAGCTCTCAATAGGGAGCAAGAGAGCGGGCAAAAGGCGCTGGGGGCAATGAATTCTCCCTATCCGATTCCTAACCCCCCTTCCCCGCTCTCCAATTCCTCGCCCTCATCACAGGTCCAAACTATTGCTGTGGTAGGCAAACAGACGCCACTCAAGCCAAATCTCGCTGATACCAATAGACCAGATCCAGTAATTCCTCAACCGACTAACCGCTCTATCGGGGAAAACCCTGCGTTTATCGTCGCTCTGGGTACGTGCGTCGCTGTAGTAGCTGGGTTTGGCTCCTGGGCGGCAGTTAGAGCGTTTATTACCAGCCAGGAAGCTCAAATATCTCCAACACCAATTTTTGTTGCGACACCAACTCCCACACCCCTCCCCTCAGAAACACCAACGCCTTTACCGACACCAACACCAACGCCTTTACCGACACTAACACCTAGCGCCTCCCCTGAAACTTACAGTCAGCGCCTAGACTTACGATTGGGAACAACTATTTCTAAACAGGGTAATCTTAAAGAAAACGCAACGGTTAATTACATTATTACCGGAGAACAGAATCAACAGCTTACAGCCACCCTAAACGGTCAAGGCGTTTTGATGACTGTATTGGGGCCAGATAAAAACCCAGTGGGTGACAAGGCGAACCGCGTCTTGGACTGGAAAGGCACGCTTCCCTTTACTGGCGAGTACACCATTGAGTTGAGGCCCATTAGGGGACTGCCTGAAAGCAACTACAAGTTGGCTATTAGTTTGGAAAAATTTGTCACTCCGACGCCAGCCCCAATTGAAACTCCTACGACTCCGCCAACTGACACTTCTACACCGTTGCCAACTGAAACTCCTACCCCAACGCCGAGTATAAGTCCCGCCGTCCCAGAATTTGACATCGCACAGCTCGAATTGCCGCCTAGTGGTGAGCCAGTGCAAGTTTCGGGTATAACAAGTCCGCAGAAGATTAAGCGTTATTTGGTTAACCTCAGTGAGGAGGATCAGGTACTTGCAGTTGAAGTTCTACAGAGCGCGGTAACTTTAAATATTCGTTATCCTAATGGACAGCTGGTGGAAGATGCTTCGGGAGTTGTGTCTTGGAATAAGCCGCTGCCCACTGCTGGCCTATATCAAATTGATGTTATTGCGACTGAGGAGACGAACTTTACTCTAGATGTGAGCGTTCGCAACTAA
- a CDS encoding protein kinase — MIAVFGFEFAGLSRHDPYHYVDDREELALQYSDRQLKPIGNAKGNTQNLNHPPMPTQVTLTITQGNLNGQEFTFDSRTTCLIGRANECNPQLPDDEAHRTISRYHCLLDINPPDIRVRDFGSKNGTYVNSKKIGQRQPHQTPSQGAESKFPEYDLHEGDVIELGNTIFRVSIHVEPEESQTIDVFKAKLHKPNIAPEKPNFWEIIKGLLQKAAGGDQKLTAIQGYKLVRKVGEGGFGEVYLALNQQNGQSVALKVMLPKIAANQRAIDKFLREMDNTKALNHPHVVKLLDYGYSDGTFFFTLEYCNGGSIGDLMEQRGGRLSIKEALPIILQTLDGLEYAHNAEIPSVRRADGTIGKGRGLVHRDIKPNNIFLTKVGNSYIAKVGDYGLAKAFDQAGLSGHTMSGSEVAGTLPFMPRQQVIDFKYAKPEVDVWATAATLYTMLTGTWPRDFMDKDPLLVVLQTDAVPIRQRDASIPQRLAEVIDLALVDKPEIYFKTALEFKRALESVV, encoded by the coding sequence GTGATAGCAGTATTCGGGTTTGAGTTCGCGGGGTTGTCGAGGCACGATCCTTACCATTATGTTGATGACAGGGAAGAGTTGGCTCTTCAATACTCAGACAGGCAGCTTAAACCTATTGGCAATGCCAAAGGCAATACCCAAAATTTAAACCATCCACCGATGCCAACCCAAGTCACCCTCACCATCACCCAAGGTAATCTCAACGGTCAAGAATTTACCTTCGACTCCCGCACCACCTGCCTCATCGGTCGCGCCAATGAATGCAATCCCCAACTACCGGATGACGAAGCCCATCGTACCATCTCCCGCTATCACTGCCTCCTCGACATCAACCCCCCAGATATCCGCGTGCGCGATTTCGGCAGTAAAAACGGCACCTACGTCAACAGCAAGAAAATCGGACAGCGCCAACCCCACCAAACTCCCTCACAAGGCGCAGAGTCGAAATTCCCAGAGTACGACTTACACGAAGGCGATGTCATCGAGTTAGGTAACACCATCTTCCGAGTCAGCATCCACGTTGAACCGGAAGAATCGCAGACTATAGACGTTTTCAAAGCCAAGCTGCACAAGCCTAACATTGCACCGGAAAAGCCCAACTTTTGGGAAATTATCAAAGGTCTACTTCAAAAAGCCGCAGGCGGTGACCAAAAGCTAACGGCAATTCAGGGTTACAAACTCGTGAGAAAGGTAGGTGAGGGAGGCTTTGGTGAAGTTTACCTCGCCCTCAATCAGCAAAATGGCCAGTCGGTAGCGCTGAAAGTAATGCTACCCAAAATCGCCGCCAATCAACGCGCTATTGATAAATTCCTGCGGGAGATGGACAACACCAAAGCCTTGAACCATCCCCATGTCGTCAAACTGCTGGATTATGGTTACTCGGATGGCACGTTCTTCTTTACCCTAGAGTATTGCAACGGCGGCAGCATAGGGGATTTAATGGAACAACGGGGCGGGCGCTTGTCGATTAAAGAAGCCCTTCCAATTATCCTGCAAACCTTAGATGGTTTGGAATACGCCCACAACGCCGAAATTCCCTCTGTTAGACGCGCTGACGGCACGATTGGCAAAGGGAGGGGTTTGGTACACCGCGACATCAAACCAAACAACATCTTCCTCACCAAAGTTGGTAACTCCTACATTGCCAAAGTCGGCGACTACGGGTTAGCCAAAGCCTTTGACCAAGCGGGTTTAAGCGGTCACACAATGAGTGGCAGCGAAGTAGCAGGCACGTTGCCCTTTATGCCGCGACAGCAGGTGATTGATTTCAAATACGCCAAGCCAGAGGTAGATGTTTGGGCTACAGCCGCGACACTCTACACCATGTTAACGGGTACTTGGCCGCGCGACTTCATGGACAAAGACCCGTTGCTGGTGGTATTGCAAACCGATGCCGTACCCATTCGTCAACGCGATGCCTCAATTCCGCAACGATTGGCGGAAGTTATTGATTTGGCACTGGTGGATAAGCCAGAAATTTACTTTAAAACGGCTCTTGAGTTCAAACGGGCGCTGGAAAGCGTGGTGTAA
- a CDS encoding ribose-phosphate pyrophosphokinase, whose product MIHSATLTLQHTLSPIADNNRLRLFSGSANVPLSQEVARYLGMDLGPMVRKRFADGELYIQIQESIRGCDVYLIQPTCHPVNDNLMELLIMIDACRRASARQITAVIPYYGYARADRKTAGRESITAKLVANLIVKAGASRILAMDLHSAQIQGYFDIPFDHVYGSPVILDYLASKQLSDIVVVSPDVGGVARARAFAKKLDDAPLAIIDKRRQAHNVAEVMNVIGDVKGKTAVLVDDMIDTAGTISEAAKILRKEGARQVYACATHAVFSPPAIERLSSGVLEEVIVTNTIPVAEQDRFKQLTMLSVANVLGETIWRVHEDSSVSSMFR is encoded by the coding sequence GTGATCCATTCTGCAACTTTAACGCTTCAGCATACGCTGTCTCCGATTGCCGACAATAACCGTCTGCGGCTGTTTTCGGGTTCTGCCAACGTGCCGCTATCTCAGGAAGTAGCTCGATATCTTGGTATGGACTTGGGGCCAATGGTCCGCAAACGGTTTGCCGATGGTGAGCTGTACATTCAAATCCAGGAATCCATTCGGGGTTGTGATGTATATCTAATTCAGCCAACGTGCCATCCAGTGAACGATAACTTGATGGAGTTGCTGATTATGATTGATGCCTGTCGTCGTGCTTCGGCACGCCAGATTACGGCAGTGATACCTTATTATGGCTATGCCAGGGCAGACCGCAAGACAGCTGGGCGGGAGTCAATTACTGCCAAGTTGGTTGCGAACCTGATCGTGAAGGCTGGAGCCAGTCGCATTTTAGCAATGGATTTACACTCAGCCCAAATCCAGGGCTATTTTGATATTCCATTCGATCATGTTTACGGCTCACCTGTGATCTTGGATTATCTGGCTAGCAAGCAACTATCCGACATTGTTGTAGTTTCACCAGATGTGGGAGGTGTGGCTAGAGCTAGAGCATTTGCCAAAAAACTGGATGATGCACCCCTAGCAATTATTGATAAACGTCGCCAAGCCCATAATGTCGCGGAAGTGATGAATGTGATTGGCGATGTCAAAGGCAAAACGGCGGTGCTGGTAGACGACATGATCGATACCGCAGGCACCATATCAGAAGCAGCCAAAATATTACGCAAAGAGGGAGCGCGTCAGGTTTACGCCTGTGCTACTCATGCGGTTTTCTCGCCACCAGCAATTGAACGCTTGTCCAGCGGCGTGTTAGAGGAGGTGATTGTAACCAATACAATCCCAGTAGCGGAACAAGATCGCTTTAAACAACTGACGATGCTTTCTGTTGCAAATGTGCTGGGGGAAACGATTTGGCGGGTTCACGAAGATAGTTCTGTAAGTAGTATGTTCCGTTAA